The stretch of DNA ACAGGAGATCAAGGTACCTGAACTCAATGCCCAGATGATGGCAAATCGTCTGGCCAATGCACTTGAAAGGGGATGGTACTTCAGGAAAGCGGGTTATAATATGCTTCGCAGAATTATGGATTCTGGAGCATTGGGCTGTGAGATAGTCCTATCAGGAAAGTTCACTGGACCCAGGTCCAAGGTATCCAAGATGGTAGAAGGATACATCAAGCATGCAGGTAAACCGGCTGAAGAACTTGTAGATACGGGTTTTGCCACTGCCGTGAAAAAGCTGGGTACTATAGGATGCCGTGTACGTATTGTACAACCCGGCACTGAACTGCCAGGTAAGTTCTACATGCTAAAAGACGAAAAACCGGCTGCACCTGAGACCCCTGAGGCAAAGGCAAAGGAAGGTATCAAAGAGGTACTGGAAAAAACTCCGGAGAAGCCAGGGATGAAGAATATCAGGCAGGTAGGCAGTGTGTGGGAACACACACACGATGACCTGGACTGGCATCCCATGTCTGTACCCCATCCAGCTGTTACAGCGGTCCCTGTGACCGAGGTCACTGAAGAAGAACCGGCAGCAGCCGTTGAAGCGGAATCAACTGTTGAAGCAAAAACCGCTGTTGAAGCAGAACCCAGCATGGAAACAGTTGATAAGCCAGTTCAATCGCCTGATATTGAATTGCCGGAAGGTGAACAGACACGTATCAACGATGGTTTGGAAGAACACAAACACGAAGGTTATGATTACTGGCACCCCAGTTCCAGGACACATAAAACCAAAGGAGATGAAAATTAATGGCGATCCTGCGAGTGGACGAGATCCGTAACCTGAGCCGGGAAGAGAAACTGGACGAGCTGGAGAAACTTAATGCCGAACTCATCAGGGAACGTGCCATTGCATCATCAGGTGGTGCCCCAGAGAACCCGGGCCGCATCGGTGAGTTGCGAAGGACCATTGCAAGGATCAAGACCATCCAGAAGGAGACCGGAGAATAAGAGGTAATATATGCAGATATCACCCCGCAACCTCATCCATCACGAATTGATAGGGCTTGAGGTAGAGGTGGTGGACAGCACTAATCCATATCAAATAGGAATAAAAGGAAAGGTGATCGACGAAACCAGGAATATATTGAAGATCGATGTGGACGGCGGGCATGTTAGAATGGTGCCCAAATCCCATACTGATTTCATATTTACAATACCCTGGGGCAATGGTAGACGTTACCTGCCAGATGCCCGAACGCGGGTCAAGGTAAAAGGAACTTTACTACTCTCACAACCTGAAAACCGCATTCAGACAAAGTTCAAAAAAAGCTTCAGACGAAGAAAGAATAAATAAATATCATATAATAATGAGGAATATAAGATGACACGAGACATAGGACTGGACATCAATGCTTCTCCTGATGAGGAGTGTAATGATATCAACTGTCCATTCCATGGGACACTGCCAGTAAGAGGTCAGGTTTTTACCGGGTCAGTGGTCAGCAGTAAGATGGATAAAACAGTTGTTGTGAAGAGGACCTTTGAGAAACTGGTCACTAAGTATGAGCGATATGAGAAAAGGCAGTCAAAGATGCATGCCCATAATCCCCCCTGTATCAATGCAAAGGAGGGGGACGTGGTAAAGATCGCAGAATGCAGGCCGCTTAGCAAAACTAAGAAATTCGTAGTGATCGAGGTGACCAAATGATCGGGATGAAAGCCAAGATACCCCGTGCATTGAATGCCGGTGCCAGGCTGGACTGTGTGGATAATACAGGTGCCAGGCAGGTAGAGATCATTTCCGTGAAAAAGTACAGGGGTGTCAAGAACAGGCATCCAAAAGCCGGAATAGGAGATATGCTGGTGGTCAGTGTCAAGAAGGGCACACCTGAGATGCGTAAGCAGATACTGAATGCAGTGGTGATAAGGCAAAAAAAAGAATACAGGCGTCCGGACGGACTTCGTGTTTCCTTTGAAGATAATGCCGCAGTGATCACTGATCTGGACGGTATTCCAAAAGGTACCGAGATCAAAGGGCCGGTTGCTAGGGAAGCGGCTGAAAGATTCAGCAAGATAGCCACGGCAGCTTCAATTATAGTATGAGGTGCTTATCAATGAAGATCGAATCCAAACAACCAAGAAAACAGCGCAAGGCACGCTATAATGCGTCGCTTCACCAGCGCCAGAAATTGATGAGTGTCCAGTTAAGTCATGAACTCAGGGCCAAGTACAATAAGCGCAACATTCCTGTAAATGTGAATGACACTGTAATGGTCATGCGAGGTGACCATACCGGTACTGAAGGTAAGGTGGAACTGGTGGACTTAAAGAGAGGTACCATCGTAGTGGAAGGCGTAAGCGTGGCTAAGGCTGATGGTACAGAGGTACCCAGACCAGTACAACCGTCCAATGTAATGATAACCAAACTTGAACTCAATGACGATATAAGAATACTTACCCTCACCAGAGGAGGCGAAGAAGAGTGAGCAGACATCAGAAGAGAGTGTCAGCACCCAGAAGCTGGCCCATATCCAAGAAGACCAATATCTGGGTGACCAAACCAAAACCAGGCCCCCATTCCCTTAAACAGGCTATCTCGCTGGGTGTGCTTATCAGGGATATATTGAAATTAACAGATAATATGCGTGAGACAAAGCGTGTCTTAAACGAGGGTAACATACTGGTTGACGGTATTGTGAGAAGGGACCATAAGTTCCCGGTTGGCATATTTGATGTGATCCAGGCCCCAAAGCTGGGAGCATCTTACAGGATGCTCCTGGACCCCAAGGGTCGATTAAGGCTCAACGAACTGGATGTGGATAAACCAAGGAAACCATGCAAGATACTCAACAAGACCACAGTCAAGGACGGAAAGGTACAGTTGAACCTTCATGATGGGACTAATATCCTTGCCAGCAATGACTATAACACAAGGGATACGATCATTCTCGATATTCCCGAAAAAAGCGTACATAAACACATCAAGTACGAACCAGGGAACCTGGCTGTAGTCATAGGCGGTACCCATTCAGGACAGCTTGCTAAGATCAAGGAGATCAAGTCCGTACGCAGCAGCAGGCATAACATGGTAGTGCTGTTAAAAGACGATGGTACAGAGTTCGAGACCATTGAGGATTACGTGTTCGTAGTTGGTACTGACAAACCGGAATTCAACCTGGGAGATGAGATCAATGAGTAAGAATAATGTTATGACAATACCCAGGGTAGATAAGGTCACAGTCCACATAGGCGTAGGCGAGAGTGGTGAGAGGCTCAATAAGGCAGAAGACATTCTTAGTGAGATCACCGGGCAGGGAGTTGTAAGGACAAAAGCCAAGAGAACACTGCAAACCTTTGCCATTAAGAAGAACGAACCTATCGGGTGTAAAGTAACACTAAGAGGCAAACTTGCAGAGAATTTCATGAAGACCAGTCTTGGCATTATCGAGAATTCACTCGGGGAATCCCAGTTCGATGATACAGGGAATTTCAGTTTTGGGATAGAGGAACATACCGATTATGAAGGAATGAAGTATGACCCTAATATTGGTATTTATGGCATGGATGTGACTGTGTCACTAATCAGGCCGGGTTACAGGATAAACAGGCGCAAGATTGGAAAACGAAAGATACCAAACAGTCACAAGATGACAAAGCAGGGTGCTATGGCCTTTATGAATGAGTATCACGGTGTGGAGGTAGTGGCATGAACAAAAAAAAAGTCGCAGAGATAGAAAACAAGTTCGGCCGAGGTGCCAACGAGTGCCGCAGGTGCGGCCGGAAACAGGGTCTGGTAAGGAAATACGGAATATACCTGTGCAGGCAGTGTTTCAGGGAAATTGCACCTGACATGGGATTTAACAAATATTCGTGAGGTGAATGAAATGGTATTATTAGACCCACTGGCAGATGCACTCTCAACCATAATCAATGCAGAGAGCACAGGAAAACCCGACTGCATCATACATCCTGCATCAAAAGTGATAAGCAATGTATTGAAAGTAATGCAGGATATAGGGTACATTGGCAATTACGAGTTCATAGACGACGGCAAGTCGGGTATGATCAAAGTGGAACTTATTGGAAAGATCAACAAATGCGGAGTCATCAAACCCAGGTCATCTGTGGGGTACCATGACTTTGAAAAATGGGAGAAACGCTACCTTCCGGCCCGTAATTTTGGTACCTTGATACTGACCACGCCTGATGGGGTGCTATCCCATAGTGAGGCCAGGTCCCGGGTAGTTGGCGGGCAACTGCTTGCATACGTGTACTGAGGTGTGGAAAATGCCAAAAGATTTGAAAAAGACCGTGAACATTCCCGACGAGGTCACTGTAGTACTGGAAGGTAACAACATTTCAGTCACTGGTCCCAGGGGTTCATCTGTCCGTGAATTATGGTATCCGGGAATTACCATCGTACTGGAGGAAAACCAGATTACGATGGACTCGTTCAACCAAAGGAAAAAACAGGTAGCTATGATGGGTACAATTGCATCCCATATCAGTAATATGATCAATGGTGTCACCAGTGGATATACATACAGGATGAAGGTTTTATATTCACACTTCCCAATCCAGTTAAAAGTAACAGGAGATTACCTAAGTATCGGGAATTTCCTTGGCGAAAAGAAACCAAGGAAGGCAAAGATACGTGGTGAAACAAAGGTGGAGACTAAAGGTGACGAGGTAATTGTTTCAGGTATAGCTATTGAAGATGTAGGCCAGACTGCAGCTAATATCCAGCAGGCAACCAAGATAAAAAGGTTTGACCCAAGGGTATTCCAGGATGGCATATACGTGGTGGAGAAGACGACAGCGTAGGTGATAGTAATGGAAGAAGAGATAATCAATGAATTCACTTCAATCAAAGGAGTCGGCGAATCCAGGGCAAAGGCCTTGTATGAAGCAGGATATACTTCGATTGGGGACTTGAATGATGCCACTGCTGAGGAGTTATCCAGGGTTAGAGGTATTACCGACCAGTTGGCTGAGAGGATCAAGAACGAGGTTTCCCAGATATATGAAGATATCGAGGCCGGTGAAGCAGTTGAAGAATCTACACAAGAAGTAGTCAGGACTGAAAAAGTTGAGGCTGAAAAGGAATTCGAAGAACAAGCTGGGGAAGACGACGACGAAAACAAAGAAATCGAAGCAGTCCCAAAGGCAGAACTTGAACTGGATCCCGAATCCCAGAGACTGCTGAAAGTCAGGAAGAAGCAAAAAGCCAAAAAGCCAAATTTTGTCCAGACTGATCTGCACAAGAAAAAGAGACTTAAAAATTACTGGCGGCGGCCCAAGGGATTGCATAACAAGAAACGGCGCTATATCCTTGGAAAGAGTGGAATGGCCAGGGTAGGATATGGAAGTCCCGTTGCAGTGAAGGGGCTTCATCCCTCAGGTTTCCAGGATATGCTGATGTCCAGGGTACAGGATCTTGATGAAATAGACCCAAGTACACAGGCAGTTCGCATTGCCAGAACAGTGGGACAGCGTAAGCGTATGGAGATTGTCAATAAAGCCAGGAGCCTTGGACTGAAGATACTGAACCCTCCAACAGAAATGCATCCAGTGGAAGAGGAGGTGCAGTGAAATGACTGATCTACGTAACCAGCGCAACATCGCAGCTCATGTACTAGATGTAGGTGTCCACAGAGTATGGATGGATCCGGAAGCTGCCGGTGATATTGCTAATGCGATCACACGCCAGGATATCAGGGAACTCATATCTGAGGGCGTAATTAAAGCCAAACCTGTAAAGGGTGTATCCAGGGGCAGAGCCCGGAAACTGGATATTAAGCGGGCATACGGACACCGCAAGGGTCACGGTTCAAGAAAAGGAGCCAAAGGTGCACGCAATCCAAAGAAAAGGCAGTGGATAAAGAAAATACGCGCATTAAGAAGAAGGCTGCATGAAATGAAAGACGATGGTACGCTGGATAAGTCCACATATAACAGGATGTACCGCAAAGCCAAAGGCGGCGTATACAGGAATGTGGCACACATGGAAGTGCATATCGAATCCCTTGAACACAAGGAGGACTGAGAATGGCAACAGGACCAAGATACAAAGTACCTTTCCGACGCAGAAGAGAGGGTAAGACCGATTATCGTCAGCGTCTTCATCTATTGATTTCAAAACAGCCCAGGATAGTAGCACGCAGTAGCCTGCGCCACATGAAACTCCAGCTGGCCACACCAAAGCCTGAGGGGGACAATACCTGGGTTCATGCAGATTCCAGCGAACTTGAAAAATACGGCTATACAAGTAGCACAGGTAATACACCTGCGGCGTACCTTACGGGCCTGCTCTTCGGGTATAAGGCCAAGGCAGCGGGTTATGAAAACGCCATCCTGGATATGGGATTACAGGTCTCATCCAAAGGCTGCCGGGTATATGCTGCATTGAAAGGTGTGGTGGATTCGGGTTTCGAAGTACCCCATGACCCAGGGATATTCCCGAAGGAATCCAGGATAAAGGGTGAAGAGATCATGGAATACACAGGTACGGATATACCTGCCCAGTTCGAGGAAGCTTTGGCAAAGATAAAGAATGAATTCGGGGAGGATTAAACAATGGCATACGATTATGAAACGGAATGGGTTCCAAAGACACGATTGGGACAGCTGGTAAAAGAAGGCCAGATAACGTCAATTGAAGAGGCCCTGTCCTCTGGACTCCCTATAAAGGAACCCCAGTTGGTGGATGCGCTGCTTCCAGAACTCAAGGAGGAAGTACTGGACATAAATATGGTCCAGAGGATGAC from ANME-2 cluster archaeon encodes:
- a CDS encoding 30S ribosomal protein S3, producing the protein MGIERKFVQDGLTKARINEYFTKQLERAGYGGMVINRTPMGTQITLFAEKPGMVIGKGGKTIHRLTNDMSYVYNIDNPQIDVQEIKVPELNAQMMANRLANALERGWYFRKAGYNMLRRIMDSGALGCEIVLSGKFTGPRSKVSKMVEGYIKHAGKPAEELVDTGFATAVKKLGTIGCRVRIVQPGTELPGKFYMLKDEKPAAPETPEAKAKEGIKEVLEKTPEKPGMKNIRQVGSVWEHTHDDLDWHPMSVPHPAVTAVPVTEVTEEEPAAAVEAESTVEAKTAVEAEPSMETVDKPVQSPDIELPEGEQTRINDGLEEHKHEGYDYWHPSSRTHKTKGDEN
- the rpmC gene encoding 50S ribosomal protein L29; protein product: MAILRVDEIRNLSREEKLDELEKLNAELIRERAIASSGGAPENPGRIGELRRTIARIKTIQKETGE
- a CDS encoding ribonuclease P protein component 1 — its product is MQISPRNLIHHELIGLEVEVVDSTNPYQIGIKGKVIDETRNILKIDVDGGHVRMVPKSHTDFIFTIPWGNGRRYLPDARTRVKVKGTLLLSQPENRIQTKFKKSFRRRKNK
- a CDS encoding 30S ribosomal protein S17 → MTRDIGLDINASPDEECNDINCPFHGTLPVRGQVFTGSVVSSKMDKTVVVKRTFEKLVTKYERYEKRQSKMHAHNPPCINAKEGDVVKIAECRPLSKTKKFVVIEVTK
- the rpl14p gene encoding 50S ribosomal protein L14 is translated as MIGMKAKIPRALNAGARLDCVDNTGARQVEIISVKKYRGVKNRHPKAGIGDMLVVSVKKGTPEMRKQILNAVVIRQKKEYRRPDGLRVSFEDNAAVITDLDGIPKGTEIKGPVAREAAERFSKIATAASIIV
- a CDS encoding 50S ribosomal protein L24 is translated as MESKQPRKQRKARYNASLHQRQKLMSVQLSHELRAKYNKRNIPVNVNDTVMVMRGDHTGTEGKVELVDLKRGTIVVEGVSVAKADGTEVPRPVQPSNVMITKLELNDDIRILTLTRGGEEE
- a CDS encoding 30S ribosomal protein S4e, which encodes MSRHQKRVSAPRSWPISKKTNIWVTKPKPGPHSLKQAISLGVLIRDILKLTDNMRETKRVLNEGNILVDGIVRRDHKFPVGIFDVIQAPKLGASYRMLLDPKGRLRLNELDVDKPRKPCKILNKTTVKDGKVQLNLHDGTNILASNDYNTRDTIILDIPEKSVHKHIKYEPGNLAVVIGGTHSGQLAKIKEIKSVRSSRHNMVVLLKDDGTEFETIEDYVFVVGTDKPEFNLGDEINE
- a CDS encoding 50S ribosomal protein L5, whose amino-acid sequence is MSKNNVMTIPRVDKVTVHIGVGESGERLNKAEDILSEITGQGVVRTKAKRTLQTFAIKKNEPIGCKVTLRGKLAENFMKTSLGIIENSLGESQFDDTGNFSFGIEEHTDYEGMKYDPNIGIYGMDVTVSLIRPGYRINRRKIGKRKIPNSHKMTKQGAMAFMNEYHGVEVVA
- a CDS encoding 30S ribosomal protein S14 → MNKKKVAEIENKFGRGANECRRCGRKQGLVRKYGIYLCRQCFREIAPDMGFNKYS
- a CDS encoding 30S ribosomal protein S8; this encodes MVLLDPLADALSTIINAESTGKPDCIIHPASKVISNVLKVMQDIGYIGNYEFIDDGKSGMIKVELIGKINKCGVIKPRSSVGYHDFEKWEKRYLPARNFGTLILTTPDGVLSHSEARSRVVGGQLLAYVY
- a CDS encoding 50S ribosomal protein L6 codes for the protein MPKDLKKTVNIPDEVTVVLEGNNISVTGPRGSSVRELWYPGITIVLEENQITMDSFNQRKKQVAMMGTIASHISNMINGVTSGYTYRMKVLYSHFPIQLKVTGDYLSIGNFLGEKKPRKAKIRGETKVETKGDEVIVSGIAIEDVGQTAANIQQATKIKRFDPRVFQDGIYVVEKTTA
- a CDS encoding 50S ribosomal protein L32e, giving the protein MEEEIINEFTSIKGVGESRAKALYEAGYTSIGDLNDATAEELSRVRGITDQLAERIKNEVSQIYEDIEAGEAVEESTQEVVRTEKVEAEKEFEEQAGEDDDENKEIEAVPKAELELDPESQRLLKVRKKQKAKKPNFVQTDLHKKKRLKNYWRRPKGLHNKKRRYILGKSGMARVGYGSPVAVKGLHPSGFQDMLMSRVQDLDEIDPSTQAVRIARTVGQRKRMEIVNKARSLGLKILNPPTEMHPVEEEVQ
- a CDS encoding 50S ribosomal protein L19e, producing MTDLRNQRNIAAHVLDVGVHRVWMDPEAAGDIANAITRQDIRELISEGVIKAKPVKGVSRGRARKLDIKRAYGHRKGHGSRKGAKGARNPKKRQWIKKIRALRRRLHEMKDDGTLDKSTYNRMYRKAKGGVYRNVAHMEVHIESLEHKED
- a CDS encoding 50S ribosomal protein L18: MATGPRYKVPFRRRREGKTDYRQRLHLLISKQPRIVARSSLRHMKLQLATPKPEGDNTWVHADSSELEKYGYTSSTGNTPAAYLTGLLFGYKAKAAGYENAILDMGLQVSSKGCRVYAALKGVVDSGFEVPHDPGIFPKESRIKGEEIMEYTGTDIPAQFEEALAKIKNEFGED